A window of the Desulfovibrio oxyclinae DSM 11498 genome harbors these coding sequences:
- a CDS encoding metal ABC transporter solute-binding protein, Zn/Mn family: MMKRILATLIALILLTGTAHAATKVVVSIVPQQYFVEQVGGDLVDVSVMVQPGASPASYEPKPRQMAELSRAQLYFSIGVPFERAWLQRMKSASPQSTFIAMDAGVDKRPMARHHHHEEVHVENGEHHGIPDPHIWTAPPIVRQMAASILKGLIEADPENEAAYRKNHGSFVHKINKLDGDLQSLFAQSNQKRFMVYHPSWGYFAQTYGLTQIPIELEGKEPGPKELGELIQHAKKENIRVVFVQPQFSDRSAELIAKAIQGQVIKADPLAYDWEQNLRDVAQAFQKALR, from the coding sequence ATGATGAAACGAATTCTTGCCACCCTGATAGCCCTTATCCTGTTGACCGGTACGGCACACGCGGCAACCAAAGTTGTCGTCAGCATTGTTCCGCAGCAATACTTCGTGGAACAAGTCGGTGGCGACCTCGTCGATGTCTCCGTGATGGTTCAACCCGGTGCGAGCCCCGCATCATACGAACCAAAACCGCGCCAGATGGCAGAACTTTCACGGGCGCAGCTCTACTTCTCCATAGGAGTCCCTTTCGAAAGAGCATGGCTGCAGCGAATGAAGTCAGCAAGCCCGCAATCGACTTTCATCGCAATGGATGCAGGCGTTGATAAACGACCAATGGCTCGACATCATCACCATGAAGAAGTGCACGTTGAGAATGGAGAGCATCACGGAATCCCTGACCCGCACATCTGGACGGCCCCGCCGATAGTCAGGCAGATGGCAGCCTCAATTCTCAAAGGACTGATCGAAGCAGATCCTGAAAACGAAGCAGCCTACCGCAAGAATCATGGGTCTTTCGTACACAAAATAAATAAACTTGACGGCGACTTGCAGTCTCTCTTCGCCCAATCCAACCAAAAACGATTCATGGTCTATCACCCATCATGGGGCTACTTCGCCCAAACCTATGGCCTGACGCAGATTCCCATAGAATTGGAAGGCAAGGAACCCGGCCCAAAAGAACTTGGCGAACTTATTCAACACGCCAAAAAAGAGAACATTCGAGTGGTATTCGTCCAACCCCAGTTCTCGGACAGAAGCGCCGAACTCATCGCCAAGGCCATCCAAGGGCAAGTCATCAAGGCCGACCCGCTCGCCTATGACTGGGAACAGAATCTGCGAGACGTTGCTCAAGCCTTTCAAAAAGCCCTCCGGTAG